A region from the Bradyrhizobium erythrophlei genome encodes:
- a CDS encoding ABC transporter substrate-binding protein, producing the protein MGISRRSWPIDRRTILKSTAAIAAVQFSSPFIIKARGETPVKIGMVDPLTGVYAAIAQGEVVGAKFAAEEVNKKGGILGRPVELLIEDSANDVGTGVQKTRKLIERDNVSFIIGDVNSGIAIAMAQVTSEKKVLHIVSGGHTDPITGANCSWNVFRVCNSTTMDANAIATTLMEKFGKKWYFLTPDYAYGHSVQAGFEKLLKANGGTSSGALVPLGTADYSAYLIQAKAFGPQVLINVMGGGDQVSSLKQFVQFGLDKQMAVGGTLFELESIRAVPDGARVGWWTMEWWWDQPGVSHVAEFNASIKKITGAAATARNWFGYASVQTLALIANQEKTLDAPKLAHALSGFKLPPEVALQPGAPSYRDGDHELMSTVFVGEAHPPQGDPDNMFTVKNPVPGEKAAGPAEATGCKIQWPA; encoded by the coding sequence ATGGGTATTTCGCGACGATCCTGGCCGATCGATCGGCGGACTATTTTGAAATCGACGGCTGCAATTGCTGCGGTGCAATTCTCATCGCCCTTCATCATCAAGGCCCGCGGCGAAACGCCGGTCAAGATCGGCATGGTCGATCCCCTGACCGGCGTTTATGCCGCGATCGCCCAGGGCGAGGTGGTAGGCGCCAAATTCGCCGCCGAAGAGGTCAACAAGAAAGGCGGCATTCTCGGCCGGCCGGTCGAGCTTCTGATCGAAGACTCCGCCAATGATGTCGGCACCGGTGTGCAGAAGACGCGCAAGCTGATCGAGCGCGACAATGTGAGCTTCATCATCGGCGACGTGAATTCCGGCATCGCGATCGCGATGGCACAGGTCACCAGCGAAAAGAAGGTGCTCCACATCGTCTCCGGCGGGCACACCGATCCGATCACCGGCGCCAACTGCTCCTGGAACGTGTTCAGGGTCTGCAACTCCACCACCATGGACGCCAACGCCATCGCCACCACCCTGATGGAGAAGTTCGGCAAGAAATGGTACTTCCTGACGCCCGATTACGCCTATGGCCACTCGGTGCAGGCCGGCTTCGAGAAGCTGCTGAAGGCCAATGGCGGCACCTCCTCCGGCGCGCTGGTGCCGCTCGGCACCGCGGATTATTCCGCCTATCTGATCCAGGCCAAGGCCTTTGGCCCGCAGGTGCTGATCAACGTCATGGGCGGCGGCGACCAGGTCTCGAGCCTCAAGCAGTTCGTGCAATTCGGGCTCGACAAGCAGATGGCGGTCGGCGGCACGCTGTTCGAGCTCGAGAGCATCCGCGCCGTGCCGGATGGCGCGCGGGTGGGATGGTGGACCATGGAATGGTGGTGGGACCAGCCGGGCGTGTCGCACGTCGCCGAATTCAACGCCTCGATCAAGAAGATCACCGGTGCTGCGGCCACCGCGCGCAACTGGTTCGGTTATGCCTCGGTGCAGACGCTGGCGCTGATCGCAAACCAGGAGAAGACGCTGGATGCGCCGAAGCTGGCGCACGCCCTGTCCGGCTTCAAGCTGCCGCCGGAAGTCGCGTTGCAGCCGGGCGCGCCGTCCTATCGCGACGGCGACCACGAATTGATGAGTACCGTGTTCGTCGGCGAGGCGCACCCGCCCCAGGGCGACCCGGACAATATGTTTACGGTGAAGAACCCCGTGCCCGGCGAGAAAGCCGCCGGACCGGCCGAGGCTACCGGCTGCAAGATTCAGTGGCCGGCTTGA
- a CDS encoding dioxygenase — translation MIIENQAMVTDAVLEAVSRTEDPRLREILLALVRHLHGFVREIHLSEREFQQAVGIIAAMGQKTTASHNEVVLMAGSLGVSSLVCLLNNGSNGQTETQANLLGPFWRDDQPLSASGDSLVRSPTRGPGLIVRVSIEDGKGRPVAGAEVDVWHSSPEGLYENQDPAQTEMNLRGRFVSDAAGRFHFRSVKPAGYPIPTDGPVGELVRATRRHNFRPAHLHFMIYKPGFKTLISQIYSPDDEHIDSDVQFGVTRALIGNYVRHDEPSPEPGFAGPWYSLDQRFVMEPGEAKRPAAPIRAKATAATQESR, via the coding sequence ATGATCATAGAAAATCAGGCCATGGTCACCGACGCGGTCCTCGAGGCGGTCAGCCGCACCGAGGATCCGCGGCTCCGCGAGATCTTGCTGGCGCTGGTCCGGCATCTGCACGGCTTCGTGCGCGAGATACACTTGTCCGAACGCGAATTTCAGCAAGCAGTGGGGATCATCGCCGCGATGGGCCAGAAGACCACCGCCTCGCATAACGAGGTGGTGCTGATGGCGGGCTCGCTCGGAGTTTCCTCGCTGGTCTGCCTGCTCAACAACGGCAGCAACGGCCAGACCGAGACCCAGGCCAACCTGCTCGGACCGTTCTGGCGCGACGATCAGCCGCTGAGCGCCAGCGGCGATAGTCTGGTGCGTTCGCCGACGCGGGGCCCGGGGCTTATCGTTCGCGTCTCGATCGAGGATGGAAAGGGCCGCCCCGTCGCAGGCGCCGAAGTCGACGTCTGGCACTCCTCGCCGGAAGGCCTCTATGAAAATCAGGATCCGGCGCAGACCGAGATGAATCTGCGCGGACGCTTTGTTTCCGACGCGGCGGGGCGGTTTCACTTCCGCAGCGTCAAGCCCGCGGGCTATCCGATTCCCACCGACGGCCCGGTCGGCGAACTCGTGCGGGCTACCCGCCGCCACAACTTCCGGCCGGCGCATTTGCACTTCATGATCTACAAGCCCGGCTTCAAAACCCTCATCTCGCAAATCTATTCACCCGACGATGAACACATCGATTCGGATGTGCAGTTCGGCGTGACGCGCGCGCTGATCGGCAATTACGTCCGCCATGACGAGCCGTCGCCTGAGCCGGGGTTCGCGGGGCCCTGGTATTCGCTCGATCAACGTTTTGTCATGGAGCCCGGCGAAGCGAAACGCCCGGCCGCGCCGATCCGCGCCAAAGCCACTGCCGCAACGCAAGAAAGCCGGTAG
- a CDS encoding ABC transporter substrate-binding protein, whose amino-acid sequence MTPSILNPTFDRRTLIKGAAALGALQVASPFIIQARGETPIRMGMVDPLTGVYAAPAGNEVMGAKLAVAQINAKGGILGRQVELLVEDSANDVGTGVQKARKLIERDQVNFMIGDVNSGIAAAIAQVTAEKKVLHIVSGGHTDSITGKDCKWNVFRVCNTTRMEANSVSSVLFSKYGKKWHFITPDYAFGHTLYDACTDDLKKLGGTVTGNELTPLGTTDFSAYLIKARAASPDVLILLVQGSDMINCLKQVVQFGLDKQIHVAGTQQELESLAALPPEARIGVWMFEWYWKQPGVAGVEKFTADIRKVNNGNVPTARHWFGYTSAMSFALIANQEKTTDAIKLAGALENFELPDDVKLQPNKVYYRKGDHQLMTSAFVGEAQSKGKDDPEDLFRVDEIVAGDKTAPAVGETGCNVQWPT is encoded by the coding sequence ATGACTCCGTCAATTCTCAATCCGACATTCGATCGCCGCACCCTGATAAAAGGCGCCGCCGCGCTCGGCGCGCTACAGGTCGCTTCTCCGTTCATCATCCAGGCGCGCGGCGAAACGCCGATCCGGATGGGCATGGTCGATCCGCTCACCGGCGTTTACGCGGCCCCGGCCGGCAATGAGGTGATGGGCGCCAAGCTCGCGGTGGCGCAGATCAACGCCAAGGGCGGCATTCTCGGCCGCCAGGTCGAGCTGTTGGTGGAAGATTCCGCCAATGACGTCGGCACCGGCGTGCAGAAGGCGCGCAAACTGATCGAGCGCGACCAGGTCAATTTCATGATCGGCGACGTCAATTCCGGCATCGCGGCCGCGATCGCCCAGGTCACTGCCGAGAAGAAGGTCCTGCACATCGTCTCCGGCGGCCATACCGATTCGATCACCGGCAAGGATTGCAAATGGAACGTGTTCCGCGTCTGCAACACCACGCGGATGGAAGCCAATTCGGTGTCCAGCGTGCTGTTTTCCAAGTACGGCAAGAAATGGCATTTCATCACGCCCGACTACGCCTTCGGCCACACGCTGTATGACGCCTGTACCGACGATCTGAAGAAGCTCGGCGGCACCGTGACCGGCAACGAATTGACGCCGCTCGGCACCACCGATTTCTCCGCCTACCTGATCAAGGCGCGCGCCGCCAGTCCGGACGTGCTGATCCTGCTGGTGCAGGGCTCCGACATGATCAACTGCCTCAAGCAGGTGGTGCAGTTCGGCCTCGACAAGCAGATCCATGTCGCGGGCACCCAGCAGGAGCTGGAATCGCTCGCCGCGCTGCCGCCGGAAGCGCGAATCGGCGTCTGGATGTTCGAATGGTACTGGAAACAGCCGGGCGTTGCCGGCGTGGAAAAATTCACGGCCGATATCCGCAAGGTCAATAACGGCAATGTTCCGACCGCGCGGCACTGGTTCGGCTACACCTCGGCGATGAGTTTCGCCCTGATCGCGAACCAGGAGAAGACCACCGACGCGATCAAGCTCGCGGGTGCATTGGAGAATTTCGAGCTGCCCGACGACGTCAAGCTGCAGCCGAACAAGGTGTATTACCGCAAGGGCGATCATCAGTTGATGACCTCGGCCTTTGTCGGCGAGGCGCAGTCGAAGGGCAAGGACGATCCGGAAGACCTGTTCCGCGTCGACGAGATCGTCGCCGGCGACAAGACCGCGCCGGCCGTCGGCGAAACCGGCTGCAACGTGCAGTGGCCAACCTGA